TGCTCTGTTATCTGGCTTAGCTCCCTTTTTAAAATATCCATAGAGGCTACAGCGAGACTGCTGTTAGATACCTGGTGGACACCGAGCAATGGGGTGTGCAGGTCAGTATATTCCACAATGCCGTCTTTGCCATGAAGGGTGAATGTAGCTCCTTTAATGGAAAGTCCTTTAGTTGTAAATGAATATGCATGAGGCAATACTACCCCTGGTGCTCCCTTTTTCTGACACTCTTTCGCGAACAAGGTACATAATGAAGGAGCGCCCCCCGCGAAAACTGCCGGTACGCCTGGACGAATGACGGCAAACTTTTCCATAGCAATGGCTTCTAGAGTGTCACCTAAAAAGTCCATATGGTCTTTTGATATGGAAGTGATAATGGTGATTAGAACCTTTGTTAGAGTGTTTGAGGCGTCAAGCCTTCCCCCCATCCCCGCTTCTATAACAGCGGCATCCACTTGGGAATCCGCTATGATGACAAAGGCAGCGGCAGTAAAAACTTCAAAAAATGTAGGGGGATCCTCTGAGAGCCTCTTGTCTTGACCTATGGTTTTTATAACCTTTCGCGCGGCCTTTTTCCATGTTTCAGGGGAAAGCATTTTTCCGTCAAGAAGGAGCCGCTCCCCCATATGTACAAGGTGGGGGCTTGTATAAAGCGCGACATGCATTCCAGATGATCGCAAAATTGATTCTACATAGGCTGAGGTAGATCCTTTTCCATTTGTTCCGACAACATGTATTGCCGGGAAGGCACTTTCCGGATGGCCTAACAGTTCTAGCAACTTGGAAATACGCTCCAAGCCTGGATGTATTCCAGGGCTTGAAGCGCTTATTAATTCATTTTCTACTTTTTCGTAAAGAGTTCTAATGCTCATATTCTACGACCTTTTCAAGCTGCTTATATTGTCCGCGATTCGCTGGTGGTGGTTTTTGTTTTCCTCAAGACGGCCTCGTTCTTTATCCACAACCTCTTGAGGAGCTTTGGATGTGAAGTTTTCATTGGCCAGTTTCTTCTCCATTTTATCTATATCCTTTTCAACACTCTTGAGTTCCTGTTCCAGGCGCTCAATCTCAGCTTTGATGTCAAGCAGGCTTCCCACTTCCAGACTGATTTCCCCATTGGTCATAACTGAGGCGAGGCATCCATGAGGTTTTTTGTCGCTATCTGAAATAATATCAACTCTCTCTACCTTCGCAAGGAGTGAGATCATATCCATATTTGCAGATACGAGTGCCTTTAAAGCATCATCATCTGTCTGAAGAATAACCCGCTCGACTTTTTGCTGAGGTGCTACCCTTGCCTCTGCCCGTAAGTTTCTGATTATACGAATTATTTCTTGAAGGGTTCCCATTTCAGACAAAGCATTGTTAAAAATTAGAGCTGAAGATGCTTTTGGCCACTCTGAACGTTCAATTGAGTCATCGCTGAATCCAAATGTGTGCCACAGTTCCTCTGTAGCAAAAGGTATAAAGGGATGGATGAGCTTCAGTACTGTTTTAAAGACATATTCTACTATTGCCTGGGTATTTTTAACCCGTGACTCCCCTTCATCTCCCTTCAACGCAGGTTTAGACATTTCGAGGTACCAGTCGCACAGATCGCCCCAAATGAAGTCGTATAGCATTCGGGCTGCTTCCCCAATAAAATAACCGTCGAGAAGCCTTGTAATCTGCTCTGTCACTTGCTGTGTGCGTGTAAGGATCCACTGGTCATGAAGTCTAAGCTCGCCTTTATCCGGAAGCGGTTTTTCAGAGCAGTTTTCCTCTAGATTTATTAAGGCAAACCTGCTGGCATTCCAAAGCTTGTTCATAAAGAGGCGGTAGGTTTCAATTTTGTTTGTGCTTAATAGAATATCCCGCCCCTGAACAGTCAACGCCGCAAGGGTGAGACGAAGAGCATCTGCTCCGTATTTATCGATCATTGTGAGGGGGTCTATGACGTTCCCCTTTGATTTACTCATCTTCTGGCCTTCCTCATCACGGATAAGGGCATGTATGTAGACCTCTTTGAAAGGCTCGTTTTCCATAAACTCAAGACCCATCATAATCATGCGGGCTACCCAGAAGAAGATGATATCAAAGGCTGTTACCAGTAAGGATGTAGGATAGAAATAATTGAGTTCTTCGGTTTTCTCTGGCCACCCCAGAGTGGAAAAAGGCCACAGAGCGCTGCTGAACCACGTATCAAGAACGTCCTCGTCCTGTTGGATGCGAGCGCTTCCACATTTTTCACAATGGGTAGGATCTTCTTCAGAAACAGTTATGTGACCGCATTCCGCGCATGTCCATGCCGGGATACGATGGCCCCACCATAGCTGGCGCGATATGCACCAGTCACGAATGTTTTCCATCCATTGGTAGTAGATTTTTTGCCATTGTTCAGGAATCCATGTGATATCTCCCTTTTCCACGGCTTCAATCCCCGCGTCTGCTAATGGCTTGGCTTTAACGAACCACTGTTCAGAAAGATAGGGCTCTACTACGGTGTGACAACGGTAACAGTGGCCGACAGAATGGTCGATCTCTTCTATCTTTTCTATGAGGCCCTGAGCTTTAAGATCTTCCACAGCTCGTTCCCGTGCTTCTAAAATAGAAAGCCCTTTATAGGCGGGGGCATTTTCATTCATGAATCCGTCGGCATCGATAACCTGAATTTGCTCGAGGTTGTGCCGTTGACCTACTAAGAAGTCGTTAGGGTCATGGGCAGGCGTTATTTTCACGCAGCCAGTTCCAAATTCCGGATCGACCATGATATCTTCAATAATGGGCACTTCTCGATCTGTAAGAGGTACACAAACCTTCCTTCCTATCATGTGGCGGTACTTTTCGGCCCGAGGATGAACTGCAATAGCAACGTCCCCTAAAATAGTTTCAGGGCGGGTTGTTGCTACAAGAAGATACCCTTCTCCTTCTACAAAGGGATATTTCACATAATAAAGGCAGCCTTTCAGATCTTCATGCTCAACCTCAATGTCGGAAAGAGCCGTATGGCAGCGTGGGCACCAGTTAATGATGTAGCGCCCCTTGTAAATAAGGCCTTTTTTATAAAGTCTGACAAAAACAGTTCGTACGGCCTGGGAGAGACCTTCGTCGAGAGTAAACCGTTCTCTTTCCCAATCACATGAGTTCCCTAGCTTCTTCATCTGTTCTATGATTCTGCTTCCGTATTCTTCTTTCCATTCCCAAACCTTGTTGACAAATTCTTCCCTGCCCAGATCGTGTCTCGATATGCCATCTTTTGCAAGTTCCCGCTCTACCACATTCTGTGTGGCAATACCAGCGTGGTCTGTACCAGGCAGCCACAGAACATTAAAACCGTTCATCCGTTTATATCGACAAACGATGTCCTGAAAAGTATTGTTGAAAGCATGCCCCATATGAAGGGAGCCGGTAACGTTCGGAGGCGGTATGACTATTGAAAAGGCTTCTTTCGTTGTGTCAACTTCAGCATGGAAGAGCCCTGACTCTAACCACCATGAATACCATTTATCCTCAATGGGCGTTGGATCGTAAGTCTTTGCTATTTCTTTTGTACGGATTGCCATTGAAAGTCTCCCCTCCATTATTTCTATATCGGTAAACTTATCTGAAAATTAAAATCAAGTATTTACCCTCTATTAAGATATTGTGTCAGAAATTGACGGAATTCTCCTACTCCTGACTTGTCCTGAGCTGAAACTATAAAGGGAACTTCTATGGATTTGAGTCCCTTCCTGATATAAGAATGCAGCATCCCCTTATGTCGCCCCTTCGAAATCTTGTCGGCTTTTGTAAATACAACAAGGGATGGAATGCCTATTTGAGAAATCCATTCTTGCAGCTCTTGATCGTTTTTCAGCAAACCGTGGCGAAAATCTACCAAATGAACAAGAAGCTGCAATGTTTCTCTTTGTGTAATGTATTGTTCAATTAGCTTTGCCCATTTTTCTTTTTCTTTGAAGCCTCGGGCTGCGTATCCATAGCCTGGAAGATCCACTAGAAAAAAGTCAACTTCCGCTTCTATTTTGTAGAAGTTGACACTTCTGGTTTTTCCTGGCGTAGAACCGACATGAGCTAATTTCCGTTCCATAAGGGCATTAAGCAACATTGATTTGCCTACATTCGAACGCCCCACAAAAGCCACCTCAGGAAGAGTCTGGGGTGGAAACTGGTCTTCTTTAAATGCAGTCATTGCGAGCTGTGCTTTCCAGCGCTGAGCCATTTCTACCTCCGCTCCAGAGCTATGTCAAAAACTTCTGACACATTGTCAACAAAATAGAAGGAGAGCCCCTTAGTGACCCACTGCTCCATTTCCTCTACATCTATGCGGTTGGCGCCAGGAATAATAATGTTGCTAATTTTTTGACGTTTTGCAGCCAGAATCTTTTCTCGAATGCCCCCTACCGGCAGAACTTTTCCCTGAAGAGAGATTTCACCCGTCATTGCTATCCCTGGAAGCACCTGTCTGCTGCTCAAAGCTGAAAGCATGACTACAGCCATGGTTATGCCTGCAGATGGCCCATCTTTTGGAATTGCTCCCTCTGGAACATGAATATGTATATCCTGGTTTTTCCAGTTTATGTGGTCCAGACCTAGTTCGGCGCTACGGGCTCGCAGAAAGCCAAGAGCCGTCTGAGCTGATTCCTGCATAATATTCCCCAAATTGCCAGTGAGTATAATATCGCCCTTTCCAGACATGGCAACGGCTTCGATAACGAGGACATCTCCGCCGCTTTCAGTCCATGCAAGACCCACAACCGTGCCTTTTTGTTTGTTTTGAGGAAGCTGCACATCGTAGAGCCGTGGCGCTCCCAAATAATCCTTCAGGTCTTTTACCCCTATTGTAATCTTTTTAAGGGTAGAGTCTTTTCCCTCTCTTACTATTTTAAGCGTTACCTTTCTACAGAGAGTGGCCAGGCTCCTTTGAAGATTGCGAACTCCTGCTTCCCGCGTGTAATCCCTAATAGTTTTCTCCACTGTTTTCGAAGTAATGCTTATCATTTTGTCTGTCAATCCATGTTCTTTGAACAGCTTAGGCAGCAGATGCTTCTTCGCTATGTGAATTTTTTCTTCGGCAACATACCCCGGCAATCGGATAACTTCCATTCTGTCCAGCAATGGTGCAGGGATAGTATGGGTTACATTGGCAGTAGTGATAAAAATTACATTGCTCAGGTCAAATGCCGATTCGATATAATGATCAGTAAAATTGCTATTTTGCGCCGGATCAAGAACCTCTAAAAGAGCTGATGCGGGATCGCCTCTAAAATCCTGTCCGATCTTATCGATCTCATCCATTAGCATAATAGGATTTTTAGTGCCAGCTTGTCTCATTTTCTGTATGATTCGCCCTGGTTGAGCTCCCACGTAGGTTCGGCGATGACCGCGTATTTCCGCTTCATCCCGTACTCCGCCAAGAGAAAAGTTAACAAAGCGGCGTCCAAGGGCCCGCGCTATGGATTGCGCGAGAGAAGTTTTTCCTACTCCAGGAGGTCCTACAAAACAGAGAACCTGTCCTTTCGCCTCTTTTCCTGCCAATTGACGAACCGCCAAAAACTCAAGAATGCGTTCTTTAACCTTTACAAGGCCATAATGATCTTCATCGAGTATTCTTTGTGCCTTTGTAATATCCAGGTTTTCTTCTGTATAGGTATTCCAAGGTAATGCCAGAAGCCAATCCAGGTAGGTACGTAATACACTGGCTTCAGAAGAAATAGGAGGCATTTTTGAGAGCCTGTCAACTTCAATACGGGCTTTCTTGCAGACTTCTTCCGGCATCTCAGATTCTGCTATTTTTTTAAGAAGATTTTCTGTTTCTGATGAAAAATCCTCTTCTCCCAGTTCCGTTTGAATGATTTTCAGTTGCTCTCTAAGGTAATATTCACGGTGCCCCTTTTCCATTTTTTGACGTACTTGTTCCTGTATCGATTGCTCTAGCTCCATCAGCTCTATTTCTTCCATCAAAATTTTGATGAGAAGCTTAATATATTTTTCTGGATTAGTGATACTCAATAGTTTTTGTTTCTTTTCTGTTTTTATTTTCAAATGAGACGCAACCACATCTGCAATATCGCAGGGGTGCTCAATGTTTGCAAGTGAAACGATAACCTCTTTTGGAATTTTTGCATTTATTGACACGTACTTTTCGAAAAGCTCAAGAACACTCCGTTTCAGCGCTTCCATGTTTTCTGGAAGTGCTGAAACCCACTGCACGATTGCAATATTACCCTGAAAGGTTTCTTCGTCTTCAAAAAATTCCCTGATACGCCCCCGCTGTTTTCCTTCTACAAGAATTTTTACTGTGCCATCGGGGATGCGAATCATTTGAAGCACTTTGCATAGTGTTCCTATGGTGTAGATATCTTCAGACATAGGTTCTTCTGTTGTTAAATCTTTTTGAGCTACAACAAAAAGGGGTTTATCTTCAATACTTGCTTTTTCAATCGTTTTTAATGAGCGGGGTCTTCCTATATATAGAGGGACTATGACCCCTGGGAAAAGAACAAGATCACGTACAGGCAGAATATAACATCGTTCTGCCTGTACCGATTCCGTTATTGTCACTTATGCTACCTCCTCTTGCCCCTTAATTTTTATTATGGGAGAAGCTCCTTTTTCGACCACTTCTTTTGTAATAATAATCTTCTCCACTTCATTGGAGCGTGAAGGTATTTCATACATAAGATCAAGCATGAGATATTCCATGATGGATCTTAGGCCACGTGCGCCGGTGTTTTTCTTGCGCGCCTCTTTCGCTATGGCCTTGATAGCGTCCTGTTCGAAGAAAAGTTTCACACCCTCTATTTCAAAGGTTTTTTGATATTGCCGGATCAGAGCATTCTTGGGCTCCACAAGAATACGAGCCAGGGCATCATCATCTAATTCTTCGAGCGGAACAACAACGGGAAGACGTCCTATGAGTTCGGGGATAAATCCAAAAGCCATAAGGTCTTCAGGCTGCACCTGACGCATTAGCTCATAGTTTCGGTGCTCTTTCACGCTGAGAATATCCCCGCCAAAACCAATCATCTTCTTATTGACTCTTCGCCCTATAACCTCTTCAATTCCTGCAAAGGCCCCGCCGCAGATAAAAAGGATATTAGACGTATCCATCTGTATGAAGTCCTGGTATGGATGTTTTCGTCCGCCCTTAGGAGGAACATTGGAAAGTGTCCCTTCCAGAATCTTTAACAATGCCTGTTGTACCCCTTCTCCAGAAACGTCTCGTGTTATCGAAGCAGACTCAGACTTTCGTGTTATCTTATCAAGCTCATCTATGTAGATAATTCCTCGCTCCGCCGCTTGAATATCATAGTCTGCGGCCTGCAAAAGGCGAACAAGAATATTTTCTACGTCTTCACCCACGTATCCGGCTTCAGTAAGGGTTGTAGCGTCGGCCATGGCAAAGGGAACATTCAATTTTTTGGCTAGGCTTTGTGCTAAAAGGGTTTTGCCAGAACCTGTTGGCCCTATAAGTAAGACATTGCTCTTTTGCAGCTCAATGTCATCATTCTCTTCGCTCATGGTGCTAATTCGCTTAAAATGATTGTATACGGCTACGGAAAGGATTTTTTTTGCGTCTTCCTGTCCAATAACGTACTGGTCGAGAAACTTCTTAACCTCAGCGGGTTTAGGAGTGTCTTTTAAGGACACGTTGAAAACGTCGCTTCCCTTGACAGAGTCGCCGCCAACTTCATCATTTAGAATTAGATTGCACAAGTGGATGCACTCATCGCAAATGTAGACACCTGGCCCAGCGATAAGTTTTCTTACCTCATTTTGTTCCTTCCCGCAAAAAGAACAACGCAGGGTGCCTTTATTTTCCCCTTTACCTTTGTCTTCAAATTTAAACATACACAAACCTCCTTAAAGCCGGGGGCGTGAAACAGAAAGAAGGGAGCACCAATACACGGGCTCCCTTGTCGAAATCCGCAGGCAGAAACTCTGGGAAAATCTAAACTCTAGATTCGATGACCTTATCGATGATGCTGTATTCAAGCGCTTCTGCAGCTGACATGTAAAAGTCTCTGTCCGTATCAGCCTTAATTCTTTTTCGAGTTTGCCCCGTGTGTTTGACAAGTATATCATTGATCTTTTCTCTAATCTTGAGAATTTCTTTTGCATGAATTTCAATATCTGTCGCTTGTCCATGAGCGCCTCCAAGGGGCTGATGGATCATAACTCTTGCGTTAGGCAGAGCGATCCGTTTACCAGGCGCACCTCCTGCGAGAAGTACAGCAGCCATGCTTGCTGCCTGTCCAATGCAGATCGTGGATACAGGACTTTTGATATATTGCATCGTGTCGTAGATAGCAAGTCCAGAAGAAATCACTCCTCCAGGGCTGTTGATATAAAGATGTATATCTTTATCTGGGTCTTCGCTTTCAAGAAAAAGAAGCTGGGCAACAACAGTGTTTGCTATGGGATCATCAATTTCTTGTCCCAAAAAGATAATCCTATCTTTTAGAAGACGGCTGTAAATATCATACGCCCGCTCCCCTCTTCCAGACTGTTCTATAACCATAGGTATAAGCATGTATTTTCACCACCTATCTTACTAATACTTCAAAGACAGATCGTTCTATTCGGCCTGTTCTGCGATGTCCTCTTCAGTGTTTTTTTCCAAGGACGAAAATTTTTCCACTTCTTTAATGGAAACTTTGCTCAAAAGCTCTTTCGTTGTCTTTTTGTAACGGATCCGGCTCCCCATTTCCATAACTCTGTTCTGATCTTTAAATACTGATCTCAACAAAGTATCGGTGCTTATATTATACGCTGTTGCAAGGGGTTCTACTTCAGATTCAAAGTCCTCTTTTTCAATGGAAATATCAAAGGATTCTGAAAGAGCATCGAGAACAAGATACTGACGAACTGCCCGCTCTGCCTGGTCTTTAACTCTGCTTTCATAATCTTCCAGTTCCATTCCAGATTCTGCTAAAATTTCTTCCATGGTCTTGTTAAATCTTTTTTGCGCATTTTCAGTGTCTTCCTTTTTAATATGCTCAATCTGTCGATTAATCAAAGTTTCTGGAAGCTCAACTTCCGTTTTATCTGCCACTTTTGCAACAGCTGCATTTTCAGCCATGGTATCGCTTTCTTGGGTCATGCGGTCCACCAGGCGATTCTTTACCTCTTCACGAAAAGCTTCTTCACTGTCTACAGAATGCCCTAAGGTCTTTTCAAAGAAAGCCGCTTCCAATGGCGGTAATTTCTTTACCTTTATTTCTTTGATAGACATATCGTACCGAATCTCTCTTCCCGCAACCTCTGGATCAGCATAGTCCTCTTCTACCTGAACAGTTGCTTCAACTTTTTCGTTGGCGACATGCCCTTTTAGTGCCTCTTTAATTCCAGGTCTCAAATCCTGAAGGCCAAGATCTACATTGACTGTTGCCGGTTCATGGGATTTTATAATTTCCCCTTCTTCGTCAAGAACGTTTGTAACGTATTCTATTTCCACAACATCGTCATCTTCTACGGCCCGGTCAACTTTTTCGTGTTCCGCATTTTGTTTCTGCATGTTCTTGATTGCTTCATCCACCATTTCGTCAGTGACGTTAACCTTTAATTTTTCTATCTCAATGGTTTCAAGCTCAGGCAGTTTAACTTCAGGCGCAACCTCAAAAGTCAAAGTGAGAAGAACATCCTTTCCCTCTTCGAGCTTTTCTATTTCCATTTCTGGCTGGTCGATAAGGTCTAATTCATAATCTTTAACGATCTGGTCAATGGTATCAGGCATAATAGATTCAAGGGCTTCTATAAGGATACCCTCTTTTCCAACTCTCATCTCCAAAATATTACGAGGGACTTTCCCCTTTCGGAAGCCTGGAACATTTATTTTCTGGGTCAGTTCACGAACAGTCATATTTATGCTTTTTTGAAATTCTGTGACCTCTAACTCTACCTTTATAGTGACGAAATTCTTTTCCTGAGATACAAGCTCGGATCTCATACTTTAGCAACCCCTTTCAACTGGCAGACGACATGCCGTAGTATAGCACATTAAAAAGTACAAACTTAGAAGGGCAGACCCAAAGAAATTTTCAGGTCTGCCTTTTTAAACCGCTATGCATTGTACATGTTTCCTTTACGAATTGTAAAGATATAGCTAAAAATTTTATAACAAAAATAAAAAGGCAGCACGGGTTAAAGTGCTGCCTTTATTCCCATCGAAATAGAAGAATGCTGGATAAATAAACTAGATTTTTTCTACGTTAGCCGCTTGCTCGCCTTTAGGCCCCTCTACGATCTCAAAAGAGACCCTTTGGCCTTCCTCGAGGGTTTTGAAGCCTTCGGTCTGAATTGCGCTGAAATGAACAAAAATGTCTTTGCCTTCGTCGGTAGTGATGAAGCCATACCCTTTTGACGCATTAAACCATTTGACTGTTCCCTGAGTTGTCAAAATACTGCCTCCTAAAATTTTAAGCTTGTATTACTGATGGCGCCTATCAGCACCGTTACAATAAAGTATTTACAAATGACTGTCAAGTATTCGTAAATACAGTTTTTATGGAATATTAACGTTGTTAAGAAAACGCTCCAGCAGTTTTTGTGCAATTTCTTTTTTGAAGGCTGAAGATTTGCGTGGATTGATGTTCTTCATGGCTTCTTCTCCTGCTTTAAAGACAAGATCTGGCCTTCAATGAACTTTTCAACAGCGTGCAACCGTTCAAAAAAAGCAGACATGCTTTCTGCTGCCATAGGAACGAAGTTTGTAAAAGAACGTCGCATATAGTTCTTTTTACTTCCACCACGGGAATCCCTCCCTTTTTGCGGAGGAAAAACGCTTATGGAGTTTTTCAGCAACCAGGCGTACATTGTTAAAAATGAGCCCCTCGTTAAGAGAAGAGAATGACCCGTCCTTCCATAATATATTTCCATTGCACATGGTTAAATAAGCATGACTTCGTTGAGCACCATGAATAAGATGCCCCATAATGTTGGATTCATGGATGGGTGTTACAGGCTTGTAGTTGAGAACGGTGATGTCGGCCGGCTCGTCATGAGCAAACACTCCCTGGAAGCCCCACGTATTTCTTTTAACGAGGCGGGACCAGCCCCAGAAGGTCCTTTCAAGGCGCTCAAAAGGCTCTGGTGCGTCCTTTGCTGTAATGGCATAGTTTCGCAAAGAAGCCAAAATATCTGGTGACATGCCGTCTGTTCCTATGACAAATTTTGTAATCCGTTGGCGGTTCATTTCTCCCACTCTGTTGTTTTCATTAGAATCAGGATTCGTAACCACCCACGGAGAAATGTTTTTCAGAATAGCATAATCATCCTCTGTTAAATGGATGCAGTGGATGAGAAGAGAATCCCGGCTCAAAAGATTAAAGGATGCAAGACGATGGATTGGTCCCCTATATCCTAACTGCTGACAATAGGCAAGGTCCTCTTCCCCTTCTCCGCAATGAATATGAATGTGAAGATTGCGGGGTTTTGCCTCCTTTACCTTTCTAAGAGTATCTTCAGAAAGGGTAAAATTCGCATGAAGGCCTAACATTCCATGGAGAAATGGATCCCTCTGATGGCTTTCCCAAAAAGATATATTCTCTTCAAGTTGCTGGTCTATGGTGTTTTTCCCGGCCCTGTCCGAAATCTCGAAAGAGAGTACCCCCCTAATTCCAGCCTCTCTAAAAGCGCGGCCAATTAAACTGAGACTTCCTCTAATGTGTCCCAAAGACGCATGGTGGTCAAAGATTGTTGTAATACCGCATTGTATTGAACGCAAAATACCGTATAACGCTGAAAAATAAATAGACTCCTCGTCAAGTAGATAATCAAGGGGCCACCACAGATTTTCCAGGATTCCCAGAAAAGACGTAGTTTCTCCACGAGGGCGTAATCCAACGGCAAGTGACGAGTAAAGGTGATGATGAAAGTTGGTCATTCCTGGGACGATAAGTCGTCCTTCAACGTCTATTACGGGGGTATCGGGCCATTTGCGCCTCATGGATTCACATGTTGCAACCTCTGCTATTTTGCCATTCACTATGAGAAGAGCCCCGGAGGGATAAAAAATATCACCGTCTGTAAGAGGGCCGTTGGCTATGATCTGTTTCTTCATCATAAAATCACCCTCTTATGCCTTTTTAGTGCGACTAAAACTTTTTCAGGGGTAAAAGGAAGATCATAAAGCCTGACTCCGACTGCATCGTATATGGCGTTAGCAATGGCAGGTGCCGTGCCATTGATCCCTATTTCGGCTGCAGATTTTGCCCTATACGGACCATCTACATCACATGAACTTACAGGGCGTCCGTTAAGAAGAACAGTGCAGCAGACACAGCTGCTCTCACTGCAGCCACAGTGAACTTCAGTGTGTTTTGCTGACCTTAAAAGATCAAGAAGGATCGTTTCATCTGTAAAATTAAGTTCTCTCTTTTTCCCATTTATGACGAAGGTCCCGTTCATTGCTACTCCCCTCCCCTAACTCGAGGCCACCTTCTGTCAAGTTTTCGAATTCTCTTTGAATGTCCAAGGCTTTGCGAAGACGTGCCAATCCCTGTCTTTCAGCTTTCCCACCCTTAAATTTTTGAGTCGTCTCCTCAATTCTATCCTGAAGGGAAACCACATTAAAATCTTTAACTATTTTGTCTGCAAGGTAGACAATCTTGGCTTCTAGAGATGCTTCTTCAGGAAGGTCCATATGGTGCTTAACGATCTCTGCTACTTCATCGAATCCAAAATTCGCAAGAAAAGCGCTGCCAACAATATCATGCTTGGGGGATTCACGGCAGATATCGTGTAAAAGGGCGGCTCTTTCTGCTAATAAAAAGCGGCAGGGCTGAAAAGAAGAAATAGAGAGGGCAATATGGCGAGCCATCTGTTCCACAACGCGGCAATGTTCTATGATCTTCTGAGGTGTCTGCGCCAGACGAAAAAGTTCTTCGCATTCCTCTAGTGTAGGGATATTACGTGCGCTCCATGCCCGTTGTGCTTTTCGATAATCGTCAGGAGTATCTATGTCAAGATGGATAAAGTGGTCTGGAATGTTGATTTGCATAAAAGAATCAGCATACTGTTGCAAGAGCCCCGCTAAGCCCCTATATCCAGACCACGCCAGAATAGAAGGCACTAATTTTGCTGATATAAGAGGCGGGTGTCCCTTTTCCCCCTTTAAAACTGGGGAAAGAACGCTTAAAGAATCTTTCCAGTGTTCACAAAGAAAACGAATGGTGCTTGGGCGTACCAGGGGAATATCTGAAGGGTGTAGAAAAAAGGCTGTAATGTCAGAAGGCAGGGATCGGATGCCCTTCAGCACCGAGCTGTACATGCCTTTTTCATAGTCTTCATTATAGACTACAGAGCAGGCAAGTCGTGAGCATTCTCTTTCAACATGTTCTCGATAGGCGCCCGTTACAACGAAAACACGAAAAACACGGGCAACTCTATATGTTGTTACAAGGCGGCTTAGCATGTTTTGCTTTTCTATAGTGAGCAGAGGTTTACATTGCTTCATGCGGGTAGATGCGCCTGCTGCCAATATAACAGCTGCAAATTCAGGGGTTGTGTTAGACATGCATCCCTCCTGGAAGGTTATGATTTATTTATCATTATACGGAGTCCATATAGTGAAGACAATAGAAACTTTTAATTATTCCCAGCATATTACGAAAAAATGATTAAAATTTTACATGTAATCTCATCAGACGTTAATGAGCTCTTTTGATGTAGAATGGTCAAAAGGTCTATATTTCTTAAGTTAAGTATCAAGGGGGGGAATACACATGGTGGTAATACTTTCGATTCTTCTTCTCGTCGCTCTTATCGTTTTTTGGGTAGTTTCCATATACAACAGACTTGTACGAATGTCTAACTTGAAGAATGAGGCGTGGAGCGGCATTGATGTGCAGCTTAAGAGGCGGTTTGATCTCATCCCTAACCTCGTGGAAACAGTAAAAGGATACGCAACTCATGAGAAAGAGGTTTTTGAACGGGTTACAGAAGCGCGGGCGGCTATCACTAGAGCACATACAGTGAGC
This region of Aminobacterium colombiense DSM 12261 genomic DNA includes:
- a CDS encoding bifunctional folylpolyglutamate synthase/dihydrofolate synthase translates to MSIRTLYEKVENELISASSPGIHPGLERISKLLELLGHPESAFPAIHVVGTNGKGSTSAYVESILRSSGMHVALYTSPHLVHMGERLLLDGKMLSPETWKKAARKVIKTIGQDKRLSEDPPTFFEVFTAAAFVIIADSQVDAAVIEAGMGGRLDASNTLTKVLITIITSISKDHMDFLGDTLEAIAMEKFAVIRPGVPAVFAGGAPSLCTLFAKECQKKGAPGVVLPHAYSFTTKGLSIKGATFTLHGKDGIVEYTDLHTPLLGVHQVSNSSLAVASMDILKRELSQITEQTIRQGLTQTHWRGRMELLPTHPPIMLDGAHNDDGIARLVESLNALEINGSKVRLTIVYGSMKDKEHNVALHRLSQLQPQLICTEVPGMERSAKASALQEEAALYKWANEPEGIADPVEALQKAQKNSDIIVCCGSLYLIGYVQTHMAEGARFL
- a CDS encoding valine--tRNA ligase gives rise to the protein MAIRTKEIAKTYDPTPIEDKWYSWWLESGLFHAEVDTTKEAFSIVIPPPNVTGSLHMGHAFNNTFQDIVCRYKRMNGFNVLWLPGTDHAGIATQNVVERELAKDGISRHDLGREEFVNKVWEWKEEYGSRIIEQMKKLGNSCDWERERFTLDEGLSQAVRTVFVRLYKKGLIYKGRYIINWCPRCHTALSDIEVEHEDLKGCLYYVKYPFVEGEGYLLVATTRPETILGDVAIAVHPRAEKYRHMIGRKVCVPLTDREVPIIEDIMVDPEFGTGCVKITPAHDPNDFLVGQRHNLEQIQVIDADGFMNENAPAYKGLSILEARERAVEDLKAQGLIEKIEEIDHSVGHCYRCHTVVEPYLSEQWFVKAKPLADAGIEAVEKGDITWIPEQWQKIYYQWMENIRDWCISRQLWWGHRIPAWTCAECGHITVSEEDPTHCEKCGSARIQQDEDVLDTWFSSALWPFSTLGWPEKTEELNYFYPTSLLVTAFDIIFFWVARMIMMGLEFMENEPFKEVYIHALIRDEEGQKMSKSKGNVIDPLTMIDKYGADALRLTLAALTVQGRDILLSTNKIETYRLFMNKLWNASRFALINLEENCSEKPLPDKGELRLHDQWILTRTQQVTEQITRLLDGYFIGEAARMLYDFIWGDLCDWYLEMSKPALKGDEGESRVKNTQAIVEYVFKTVLKLIHPFIPFATEELWHTFGFSDDSIERSEWPKASSALIFNNALSEMGTLQEIIRIIRNLRAEARVAPQQKVERVILQTDDDALKALVSANMDMISLLAKVERVDIISDSDKKPHGCLASVMTNGEISLEVGSLLDIKAEIERLEQELKSVEKDIDKMEKKLANENFTSKAPQEVVDKERGRLEENKNHHQRIADNISSLKRS
- the yihA gene encoding ribosome biogenesis GTP-binding protein YihA/YsxC produces the protein MTAFKEDQFPPQTLPEVAFVGRSNVGKSMLLNALMERKLAHVGSTPGKTRSVNFYKIEAEVDFFLVDLPGYGYAARGFKEKEKWAKLIEQYITQRETLQLLVHLVDFRHGLLKNDQELQEWISQIGIPSLVVFTKADKISKGRHKGMLHSYIRKGLKSIEVPFIVSAQDKSGVGEFRQFLTQYLNRG